The Culex quinquefasciatus strain JHB chromosome 2, VPISU_Cqui_1.0_pri_paternal, whole genome shotgun sequence genome contains the following window.
CTCTGTATCCTGTTTTTCAAGATTTACCCATGAAAAACCAGAATCACTCAACGTTTCCAGTCTTCAATCTGGTACAAAAAAAGCaaggaaaacaaaaatgtaatttaataGTCATTTAATCTGAAACAGGAATTATATGGTGACCAGTGGAAacctaaattgattttttttaaatgatttttaatttaaatgataTTAAATTGATTTAGGGTAATATAACAGTgttacttaatttaaaaaaacatgtttatcaTTTAAAGTTATAATTCCGGTCACCCTGGCGTAGCACCGGAAACCGGCACACCGTACTTACATTGGCTTTTTTCGGCGAATCCGCTGCACCACATCAAGGACAAAGGCAGGAACGGTGTGAAAGCAAAACGACAGAGCCCGGAAAAGTGGCCCGTACGACGTGATGATGTACGAGTAGTTCCTGGAAGCAACGTGACAGGAATTAGCTTTGCACAATGGAGAGGATTTTCGATCCATGGACGATGGAAGACGAGACTCATGTTTTCCCtttcaaagttttattttttgcgaaaaatttcgaactggtttatttcccctatattGATTACGAGTAAAACAAAACTCCTTCTCCTGTTCCCAGCGAAGAGTCATTCAATCATTACTTACCACACTATCTGATGTAATCGACTTTCGAAGCCCAGATGGACCATGTCCATGTACTTGCCCCAGGTCAGACTGAACGCCGGATACATGTAGTTGTACGTGGGCAGCAGCTGGCTATTTTCTTCTTCGACAGCTTTGGCCGCCCCCGCAACCCTTCGCCGGCTTCTCCTCCAGATGTCGTATGCGGCCACAATGATGCCGTTGACACAGTAGTCCACCGGAACGAGGTTGGCCCGTTTGCCGGCGCCGCCCCAGATGGTGTGGATTAGTCCCTTCACCGTCCACATGCACACGCCGGAGGGACCGTTTAGGTTGTCCGTCCAACCGGGCATCGGTTCCTGGTAGGTGGATATCACTGTGAATCAGAGCAGGAGGAATTTTGGTTTGCAGTGACGTTCATTAGTATCAAAATCCATGCAACCAAATACAAGACTCTTAAATCACTAGTCCGAACTCCTCAATCAAAACCGTCAGTTCAATGTATAGTACCTATCGGTGGCCGGAAGATTCCAATCGGCAGCTGCGAGTAGTCCTTCTGGATCATAACTTCGGCGCACTTCTTGCTGAACGTGTACGTGTTGGGCATCGGTCCGAGAAAGCAGTGCTGAAACCTGTCCATTTCCTGCTCGCTCAGCGCGTTCGTCAACTTGGAGTAGGGTGGGTAAATACATAGAATCTAAGTTATATCATCATCATTTTGCTTGAATTCATTATTATCAATTCTGTGGAAAGATTGGAGGACTGCGAGTTCTGAGTAATCTTCATTTGGAACGAAATTTCAGTTTggaaatttcaattaatttaaattgttttactaAGAAAGGTAACACAactctttgaatttttgtttgtatAATTACAAAATGTAATCACATCAAACTTCCCGGGAAAACCGTGTTACCTGCAGGATCATCCCATGATCCATCGGGATATCGTCGTACACGCGCTCCTCAATGTCCGTCCGGTGGCAGTTCGAGTACAGCGTTGACACATGCACCACCGACCGAAGCCGGGGCATCCGTTTGGCCAACTGCAGCACCTTCCCCGTACCGCCCACGTTGGTGGCCAACGCGTTCCGGATGGATTCGTTGAATTTGACGGACGCCAGCACGTTGAAGATAATTTCGGTTTCCGCCAGGAGGCGCTCCTCGATGGGGCTGGTGTCGTCGTCACCCATGTCGTCCCGAGGGAACAGTGTCGTGCCGTTGTTCAGGTCGATTTGGACGGCCTCCACCTTGGCGTAGAGCGCATCCATGCTGGGATAGCAGGAGCGTGCCTTCTCAAAGACCTGCGAAGGGAGACGTTAATGAGGTGTCAAAACATGGATGAAATGGTAGAATCGGGAtgaaaacaactttgaaaacaAGGAACTGTTTGAAGCAGGGTACCAggtctaaatttgaaaaaaaaaatctagcagacaaaaattttacaatctgAACGGTGAAGGGGAGGAAGgatataaatttattgaattcaaaTGGTTTAGAAAACcgaattcttgttttttttcaagtaaatTAATCATTTCTGCTGAAATGTTTCATAGGCATCctaagcaccgggaaggcaaagcagaattttttggttctgatttccttaaattctagcaattatttatacaaaatatcgatagttttgatgttaacatctTATTTGAAACCTAaacaatgccattcactaaaatttcgGCCCAAATTTGtgcgctgtatcttcccaaagattggacataggacaatggtcaatgtggagacttttatgtaaaattgtctgacaaatcgattcccacttcctgtttttttttattttgacgtttagaccactttgaaaaaaaaaaacagttttagtaaatgatttttgtatttttttttaggagagacatatcaTCCTGCAtatttcgtcagtctttttgtaacatctctggccattttctcaaaaacttttaatgaaaacaaaaatcgggacatcactttaaaatttgacttttaaacttaaaaatccaaaaatctcatagaagtggcgtgtgtttttatttcagtgtattttttcagaaagcccgtctaatttcctGCAAAtttttctttgaccactttttgatatgttgcaacggtttcgagatacagaaatatttaaattgcaaaacacaacaatatttaaataatttacgcccttctcaaatgttattttcgaatacaattggctccatatacacaaaaatggcttatataggcctaggataacatgtctacaaagtttcattgaagtcggagagggtcgggtacaaaagtacaaaaggaaaaattcctgatttgagctggaattgctctatagtcAAAACCCTTATCTTTatgtattatattttttgtaattgtctgctctacaactttgtagaacattgttacactctaaaaactaaccctgcaaagtaaaaaaaaaacacacaattttaaagtaaaaaaaaaatgttctaaattaaaaaattacccttcagggttaaaaaaaaccttaaatttcccatgaaatgacaagttccaaaaaaatttacagttgagtaacggaaaatgcagagttttaaaaactttttttaatgttttcttcgatgaaaaatacgttttttcggaattctgagaacgccatcaaatctggcgtctaattttacataaaagtctctttgacaccaaatttctttctcatcaccgtttcaggctgcaaattattgaaaacaccttttttttcgtatggtcaaaaattgaaggggtcgtaccgtccctccatcacgagatatcagtAAATGGGCCTCGAATTCGTgctcaggaacaaaagttacccctcatgacaaagtttcacgcaaattgatgaggggtcggggcaactgctgtgtgagttggcggagaataacCCTAATGAAATGCTACGGCTTCGAGatgcagcaatatttaaatcacGGAAaacaaaagtatttaaatatatAACGCCCTTCTCACATGTCATTCTCGATGGCAACtggcttcaaaaacataaaaattactttataaggctttatgtttttaaagtttaattaatATCTTAGAGGGTCAAGtgaaaaagtacctaaaaatccattttgggctggaattgctcatttaaaAGGCTGTTTTAGTgagattttgaaataaaaatttgcttATTCTTTATTCATCTACATCTGTTTCTTAGACacatttttaggaaatttactttgtttagaaaaaatattttcagaatttgcaactatgaatttgcaaaatggggaaatctacccattttaatcctaataagcggtcgtgtttgaatgatgctggataatctagagtctcccttgaattttactataaccaagtacaccaacgagtagagcaagtttttgtgaacatttctgcttattttcactttcactaaaagttattctatttctttaccaagcatttaacaaaaaaaaaatcccaagggtattctaatcgaggcgaatgcattgggccacgcccattttactaatatcggcttagtttttttttcttccagcactctgtcgagtgttgccatttgcgctgacagttcaaacgaacactcactaATAGTGGCATtcatagggaaagtttcctggcatcgctggctgtgctgctggtggtgttgacggccagcctttgttctttttgccttcgtctctcgctcggttttcttcagccttcgattggaatgcaaagtgaaaattgaaacgtcaaacgacttggcgcgtttgtttttttgatggcgcttgctaatttattacatttttcgggattattcttcaagtgagtgccttactaatgatcaaaagaacatgttgccgttaaatggaagcaatttcatatcttaagcgccgtgaaaaagtaaacgAAAGTGAAAgataattttggcgatattcattaagcgtttgagggattctcgtgtgtgtcactgtgtgtgtcaacaaaatgatgagaagtggtctcgcaaaatacaaattatgatcaaaaatgcattaaatgtgatctttttggccagtaagtggcatacatttgcgtgcttactcgaggcggttcTGTTGCttgtaagtttatagcccaaatagtatttttggagctttaatcgagcatcaaactctccatatgacgaagataggtgtttgattggaaagggtagatttcccctttttatttaaaaacatcgaaaactggagagttttaattaaaatcaaactttttgtggCCATTAGCGTGAAAacaattaagtaaattttagaGACATCCCTGGCTCGATTTCTCAGGCAAATTAAGCATCTATACTAGTTTAGAGccaatcggttaaggtttaaggctATTACAAATTTaggttggtgaaaaaaaaatcacgctaAAAATCTTGTTAAAAACACTAATAACTTTTTCAGGATTAACTCGGATCGCTTTGcacctttcaaaaaaagaagtttcacataagaatctcactgttgacaaaaaatccaataaataaaCACCAACTTCCGGGAAATTTTAgccacaggttttttttttttgcatacagTGCTATACCAATTTTGGCAATACCACCTTTCGACACATTTTCTCTCGTCCATAATGACTGAAAAGTGAGACAAGCTTCATTATTCTTCTAAATTGTTGATCAAAACCAGTCTAAAATAAATCACAATAATGAACTGTTTGACTTTTCTTCGAAAATTATCAACATGCTTAAGAActccacagaaaaaaatccagtGTTATTTTCcccgaaaatggtcaaattttcacttttctgtaaATCTCCATATAATATCCAAgtttcgtgctaactaactattttgacagcttgaaaacccgccttacctcactaatctacataccttgacgttcgacatgatagcacgacagcgtcgtaATGCTAATGTTTCaaggttatattttttttcatttcattttattaggttgctctaacaattacattggtgcagttgttatcctgggctgagatatggactacctttcaacagctgatttgttcgaaatggggagagagttaactggtactaaggagaacgaattggacacagaaggaaaaaaatgcaaaaattaccttcgaaatagctaatagatgtgggatagtttttttttttttttttttttcaagcattttaTGCTATTTATGTAGTAGGGAAGATATTCTAGGGCAGAACTTTGATTGGGTTCACGTTATCACACTCACacgcagcgatggaataatcatcatcaaaagaaaatctatggatgttcatcaagagaaaaaatccgaatggagcatggctctcctctctcgcgtacgaaagatcggtaaaaagaatctaaaaaaatcatcatcttgattattcggcagaacatctttttcactactgcacttgcaagtgtaacgtcacacgtcgaaaaatgacctgtcacattttgtagatgggcaatgtgtgtaaacaaagtgaaataaatattattgagtggtgctgacaagaaaattcacaaaaaatcatcagcagattaattttctttaagaatttcgggagcgattttttttttgcgtgatttgcctcctctctctttcgcaggtgaaaaaagttcgcaagcgaaattgatttttttcgcgattattccatccctgctcacacgtgtatctatttttctgaatagtccgcatcattacctacaactttaccgaagacaccagcTCGATCAGGAAATTCCTTCATaagatacatattttcgaaCCAGTTtcgtatgggcagctgccaaaattgtttggagacttgtatgggtgaaccaatgacacaaaatggcttctttggtcagccccccacaaagttttggccgattcaaaaatacaaaaaatcgtcCATATCTTAAGTCATTTCACCGTTTTCCGTTAATAGTACCATGTTTTTTCAAcgcattatattttttaaatcaagactcgtctatatttttttctcataatttcaaaactaaaccAACTTGTTATCACATGACATAATTTACCAGCTGATTATATCCAATTATCGTGACTATCATTTAGCTCATCCCCAGAGCGCTCAAACTCAATTTACTTTTACATTCCACGGTGATAACGGTTCACCAGTCCCAACGAGCGCGCAAATTCAATCTAGATCAAATCAACACGCGTGGAATCACACTTATGTTATTGGAAAAGTTTCAAACCACTCTGGGGAAGCGATGGTAGGTCGGATAGAAATCACAACGTCCCGACCACGTACCGGGTCCTGCAACAGCCGCACCAACCGTTCCCGCGCACTCAGGTTATCCTTCCGGCGAATCAACAGGAATATCTTCCGCACGTTCAAACACCGCAGCGCTTTCTCGAGCAGAACTTTTCCCAGAAATCCGGTCCCCCCAGTGATGAGTACGGTGGCATCGTGGTACATGGCCAGCACCCGGTTTACTTGACCACCGGCGGGCTCTTCTTGGTCACCATcgctgctgatgctgctgctgttgctccaAGAACAACGTTCTGCCGCGGAAACCGACGCCGCGGTCACCATGTTTAAGTTCGGCGAACAACCACTCGGCGAGCACCCCGGAAGTGCACTGGAACCGATGGGCGATAAGGCGCAACCCAACGACCTACAAAGGCGTTGGGAGGTGCTGAATGAAACCGCAGTCAAGTTTTACCACCCCGTGTAGAGGGGTTCATTCTCGGGTGGTACCtgctttgaattattcaaaaacggGGTTCCTGGTAGAGAACCCCACCAGTGAGCTGAGGCAAATAGGAATGATTGGAGTGGGATTTATTAGTTTAGGAGAGATTTGAGTGAAAATCAGGACAAATGAATAGATTCAGATTGTCTCCAGAATATTAAACAGCAAAATTAAACCAATGGAATGTGTCAACTAAATCAGATAAGAAAAAAGTTGTGTTCGATATATTGGGGGTTCTCGAACAATTTTCAttatgcagcaattccccacgaaaacagcatgattctaaaaaaaagttctccgatcgagctcaatttttttctgggggatccttggccgaaataattagacccgtattttttcgtttggccattagggtgacctacgccgtgttagggtggttcaaaaaatgacaattttcgtagattttcgcaaaaaccacttttttcaaaaagtcatatctccgcgccatttcatccgattttagctgtcctagacgcaaaagaaaggtgattagtttggctatttggaaaaaTTGTAGGTAAgaggtttcaaaaatctagcctaacacttgaaaaggtcgaatgaaaacttaaaatgctgtttggaaggtctcgggaccaaagagcaaaaaaaaaaatcaaaaaatcaaattattcgctctacagcattgccttggcgttctccaaagagcctatgtctgaaattatttttatcggattcctcggaaaatttcacattacatctcaaaaaattgtgaagttatgttttcgatactctgagatacgattttttgaaaataaaaactgggcttttcgacgcgccacgtgcAAAAATGGGataatgacgaaaacgggaaaaaatcgactttttttactaaaattgcgataattctaaaatttcagcaatgccctatccaggtttttaagcgaaggtggcgttcgaatgttgaacgtccgaaatgtcaaaatcgcgcagtagcaccaacattagaaaaaaaatgtggctgtcatgtcatggcacactttttacGTAATGCTGGTACCACTGCGTGGTTTTGAAATTTCGGGCGTTctccattcgaacgccattttcgcttaaaaagctggatagaTGTTTAGTACCAAAAGTTGCATCTTTTaataacgaaaattttgataccctaacatgtataggtcattgctgaaattttaaaattatcgcagttttagtaaaaaaagtcgatttttccccgatttcgtcattttcccatttttgcgcgtggcgcgtcgaaaaacccagtttttattttttttaaatcgtatctcagagtatcgaaaacataacttcaaaatttttggaaatgttttgtgaaattttccgaagaatccgataaaaatattttcagacataggctctttggtcccgagaccttcaaaacagcattttatgttttcattcaaccttttcaaTTGTTAGGCTAGatgtttgaaacttcttactatttttcccaaatagccaaactaatcacctttcttttgcgtctagaacagctaaaatcggatgaaatggcgcggagatatgactttttgaaaaaaaagtggtttttgcgaaaatctacgaaaattgcaatttttttaaccaccctaacacggcgtaggtcaccctaatggccaaataaaaaatacgggtctaattatttcggcctcCTTAggcccagaaaaaaataagctcgatcggagaactttttttacgAATCATGCTGTTTCCGTGGGGAATTGCTATATGATTAAAACCAAACTCATGAACCTTTTCAAGGCATTGCTGATATACAACGCCTAGAAGAAAACAATTTAGAAAAGCTTTGTAAAACTGCATGCACGATACATgaattagtgcgtccatcccgggaattccaggaACAAAATACcggggatttttccaaaacatatatcagcattaatttggtttatctgggatttttttttaattatagtttACAGATCCGTAAAATGCCTAGtgcttttaatattttctattctattttatatattttaaaattacatttgcatatatttacaattttgaattttaaaattaagtcatattttttaaaagatcatATACGCTATGCTGTTaaatgtttcatatgtttacagGGCCTTTTCTTaagaaaaaactctagatattaaattaattttcatcaaacaccggaATGTGAGGCAATTCAGGACATATGTAACGAATTACGACAGCTATTTAACCCATTTTTGGAATATGTTTTGAATGACTCCGGTCAAACATgatcagaacaaaacaattagtccTGCGATTATTgcttattgctctaaaatctcttgTACCTATTCCGACTGTAACTGCGATTTTCCCCAAACTatgatctaaaattttacatttactggtatcattttattagttgcttttcttgttttttagacattttcaaagaagctgaatatttttttctagtcaTGACAaataaaatagataaataaatgaaatacaTTTATAAAAGACTTATAATGTATATCACATTGAATCAAAAGCTGTAGTTAATTTAAAAACCAAagtacaacaaagaacaaagaatcAATTATTAATTTCTGCAAAGCTATGAAGCTAATAAGCCAAAATACGATCgttcttgtttagattgaagtgtagattatcaccaattgatattattgagctaattccttgattttaagcttgaaaactataagaattataaaaaaaaaacatatttttaaggcTGTATAAAAATTTTCCCGAGATTCCGAAAATagttttcccgtttcccgggaaattcaaaacccaggaaaattggacgccctaatatCAATGCATTGAAATGCTAACCCCTGGAAGTATGCCTTAGTTATGCATACCGTGCATACCAACCAGAATCTAGTGCATACTAGGGTGACAACAAAAAAACGGCATCAGAGATACCCTCTGCCTCGAtttcttaggcaaaaataagtatctgtgccaattttgagccaaatcagtaAACGGATCACTTTTTATCGTaaaagtttatatggggaaaatcgcaaaaatgcatGCTGAAAAATATCGTTTCGGTATATTTCTGACAAGTGGCGCGGGTCtcacccaaaattgtccaagtgttaGATTCTTGCATTaaattcaattccctacaactttgccgaaaagtgcaaaacgatccgagttgatcctcaTCTTTTTATAAGCCGATTTCTTGTCATCatttcatcaggatcaactcgaacGCCAGCTTCCCCTAACTTCCTATTACTTTATACTTGCCCGACACAGCACTTGCAATAACACACATCGAAAACACACACTCGTCCTTTCGAAGCATGTCCTGTCCCAACGAGTGAGTGATGACAAACCAATAAGAGAAGCGAGAACCGTCGCCACCACCATCGTGCCCAATACAACCAAGCATGCGAACACAAAGCCCCCTCATGCCACTGCCCTGTTGTAATAATTGATATGGGAATATTGACCATCGGCTGGGTTCAATCCAAACTAACCGACCAGGTACTGTGTGGAGTGGGACAAAGGTATCATTCGACGTCACGAACTGATATTCCATTGGAACAGGGCAGTAGATTGAATCAACTTTAGTGCTGGAAAAAAACAGAGCTCGATAGCAATGTACAACTAATATTGGCAGAATGTTTCGAAGAATAATCATAACAGAAacaaactcgttttttttttcggtttttagtGACAATTTATTCCAACGTTATGATTCCAATGAATAAACAGCATccacaaaaaatattgttcttcACAGTTCACTTAATAATATGGACTCATGCCTGAAAAAGATAACCAGTTATAAGGTAGaacatatattttaaaaaaaatgagcatCATTAGGAACAAACGCAGTTTCTACATACATTTGCTACGGACACAAACAACAGATACTGAATACAAACAAATGACTGATGAGTTACATTTGAACCAACTTCTGACTTCTCTTTGTAAGATTTGAAACTTTACTtcttttgaacctttttttcaaTCGAATTTATACTTGTATTTCCAttgtggaaaaaaaacaatctgaaaCACAAACATGCAAAAGCGACCGCCATTCTGATACTTTTATTAATTTATGATTCTTTAAGAATGCCTTTTTGCTAatctaaaatttgttgaaaatcagatttaacttttttcgaagaaataaaaaaacgaagtaTTCAAGTACAAATATGCAATTCTCACTTCCAAGAAtcaataaagattttttcatcTAAGCTAGAAACTTCCCCGTCGGGATTAAGTGAGTATGTGCCGACAATACAAAAACCAACAATTGCCTTTATCGGGAAAACAGCATTATCGAATTACCCATAATGGCTTTCGATATAGCAAGGGATAGAAATCATACAGTTTTGAATCGTTCGATTGAAGTAGATCTATGATCACATTAAATAATATGTTAGGGTGTCTCAAATATAAATTATAACCggtcagaaaaaaaactattttttgaaaatcaagattttttaatggcATAGAAATTATTGTACAAAATTTTTGTAGAAAAAGAactcttcatttgaaaaacctacaCAGGAACAAAACTGATggcaatattcatcaggaaatgccgacagattttgtgtcaaaaaatgtgtaatctcacagcagaaaatgatgaattctcATCAGTTTCatttgaatattcatcaggttcacatttttaaacactttttaggtaatattactcaaaaaagaggcaatatacaacctaccaaattttcaacattccaaaagtAAACTTGCTATGTACTAcctaaaataacaattttagttCTCTGATTTGTAAAAGACAACGACATACAGACCGAATATTACAACAATTAGTTTGAAACACTTAATACACTTATTGCTATTAACGATTGACTACTTTACAAGAGCGATGAAACACCCTTATACTTCTACAAACATTGAAGAACTGTATTGATGACAAGTTTCCCACAAAAAAACCCCGAAAAATTATGATGACATAATTCGCATaatttgcataagaatgaccccttggacgattgttgtgacttgtgcattgcgagaatcagattttttttttcaaaaaaaaaaatatttttgtgatgagtgagtgtatccggtttgttttttttttttagaaaaatcctcATGTACAAGCAATGCACAAGCcgcaacaatcgtccaaggagcgggtcggtacgaccccttccatttttgaacatgcgaaaaagaggtatcTTTCAATcattttcagcctgaaacggtgatgagatataaatttgatgtcaaaagaacttttatgtaaaattagacgcccgatttaatggcgtactctgaattccgaaaatacgaattttcatcgaaaaaacaccaaaaaagttttaaaagctttaagaattgattttatgtttatttataaaaaaagaaaagtcatttAATCAAAACCAAATATTATATCATAAGATTGACTATAAtctaatgaaattatttttcccAACCCTGTACGAAAAAACTCCAAAACTCGAAGCTCAATCCACTTCTTCTGTCTAGAAAACCCCCGTTAATGAAGCACACAACAAAGAAAAGGATTCATGgactcaatgatttttttctttttcttcgatTTATTAAGTTAGGATTTAGCCAAATGAAATAAATTACGCGATTCCGCAAGTCTGACGATACACTGGAAGCTGCTTTGGTTTGTTTGCCAGGACGGTGTTTCATAAGTTATTTATCACAATTACGTTTCACGATTACGACGctacacatacacatacacacaggcACGTTCACATATACAACCACAGTGCAAAAGCACACGTATAAGCACTTGATTCAAGCTGGACGTAGGTGGCGGTCAATTGTAACCCCGATATCCGCTAACCAGGCTGGTGCTCGTAA
Protein-coding sequences here:
- the LOC6045033 gene encoding fatty acyl-CoA reductase wat, with the translated sequence MVTAASVSAAERCSWSNSSSISSDGDQEEPAGGQVNRVLAMYHDATVLITGGTGFLGKVLLEKALRCLNVRKIFLLIRRKDNLSARERLVRLLQDPVFEKARSCYPSMDALYAKVEAVQIDLNNGTTLFPRDDMGDDDTSPIEERLLAETEIIFNVLASVKFNESIRNALATNVGGTGKVLQLAKRMPRLRSVVHVSTLYSNCHRTDIEERVYDDIPMDHGMILQLTNALSEQEMDRFQHCFLGPMPNTYTFSKKCAEVMIQKDYSQLPIGIFRPPIVISTYQEPMPGWTDNLNGPSGVCMWTVKGLIHTIWGGAGKRANLVPVDYCVNGIIVAAYDIWRRSRRRVAGAAKAVEEENSQLLPTYNYMYPAFSLTWGKYMDMVHLGFESRLHQIVWNYSYIITSYGPLFRALSFCFHTVPAFVLDVVQRIRRKKPIYRKAMQKTGRFLELMSYFGTREWTIANENVRRLRGLLSADESRLLEFDMGTINWAEYFRTYIPGIRRYWFREGAVRGDRWKPAANRRFHFMKRLVQKLVWIWVCLRMTRVTSKFVAENLFALLIA